The segment GGAACTATTGAAACTGACGACGGTCCTTTGGATATCTACTCTCCGGTTGAAGGCACAGTTGTCGAAATCAACACTCAAGTTGTCGAAGATCCTTCTATTATCATGGAAGACCCTTATGAAGAGGGCTGGCTTGTTCGCATCGAAGCTGATGAAGACTACGATGAAGATGAAGACGAAGATGATGAGGACGATGAAGACGACGAAGATGAAGATGACGACTACGAGGATGACGAAGACTAATCCTTAAAGGTGCCTGCTTCTTTCTCGGAAAAGGTGCCAGGTGTTCTCAAAAGCAAGTAATTCTCAAAAAGCACCTCGTAAAACAGGTGCTTTTTTTTATACGGCCTTCTCTTATTGAGTGTTAGATTCATCGAATGAACTTAATTCTCTACACGATCTGCACTCTCATCTGGGGATCAACTTGGTTAGTCATCACCTTTCAGGTCGATGGAGCCTCTCCGATCACTTCAGTCTTCTGGCGTTTTCTTTTAAGTGCTGTCTTGCTTTTGGCTTTCTGTGCTCTGACGAAAAAAGATCTCCGTTATGGTAAAAAGGATCATCTGTTATTTATCGGACAAGGGGTCTTACTGTTCTCGGTGAACTATATGCTCACCTATCTCTCTGAAACGATGGTCAGCTCTGGAATGACGGCTATCGCATTCACAACTTTGATTTACTACAACATGTTCGGCATGTGGTATTTCTTCGGAAAGCCCATCACTAAAAATGTCATTCTTGGATCTGTTTTAGGAGGGGCCGGCCTCTTCTTTCTTTTCGCCAATGAGATCCTTCATTTTGACTCCAGTTCAAAAACCGTCTGGGGTCTTCTCTTAAGCTTTATCGCGACCCTGTCGGCCTCTATGGGAAATATGATATCCCAAAAAAACTATCGCAAAGGAATTCCGGTGGTCATCACCAACACCTATGGAATGCTTTACGGGAGTATCTTCACTCTCTTCACTGCACTGGCTCTTCAGGAAAATCTGGCTATCCCCATGACTGGGAAATTTTTAGGTGCACTTCTCTATCTTTCCTTGTTTGGATCCGTGATTGCCTTCGGCGCCTATCTGACATTGGCAGGCCGAATTGGCGCGGAAAAAGCCGCTTACACCAGCGTCCTTTCCCCGGTTATCGCCCTGACTCTTTCCAGTTTTTTTGAGGGCTTTAAATGGACTCCCTATATAGTCGTGGGTGTGATTTTGTGTTTCCTGGGAAACATCATCACTTTGCGCAAGCCTAAAGCTGTTACCAAACTGGCGGATTGATTCCTGGAGGAAGGAAGAACACCCCGGTTTGGTACATCATCTCGATAATGGATTGCGATGTTTTGCGCAGATCGCGGCCTTGTGGAGCTCCGTTGTCGACGATGAACAAGCCATCATTACTGGCCGCTATATAAGTATGACCGGGAGAAACGCCGGAACCATTCATCAATATTGCACCTGTCATTGGTTTGTAGACCGTCGAGTCCCAAGGAATCCAACCCGCTTTGTAAAGGGCATTAGAGAAATTCACCACGGCTGCCGTATTCGACCAAATCAGTTGATTGCCGTTTGCTGAATTGAAATCATCACTCACGCGATATCCAGCACGTTGATAGGCTTCTCGCAAAATTTCAGATTGAAACTCAGCACAAGGGACATTCGAAAAGCCATGACGAACAGCTGTTTGCGTGACTGCGATAGACCACGCTCCATTCGTCGCAATGACACCCGTTTTTTCATAATCCAAAGACCATTTCTTTGCTATGGCGGAATCAATCATCAAATAAGACTTCGGCGTTGCAACCGTGCGATCCACGGTTTTTTTTAGTTCGGCATAAATTTTCTGCCATTTCTGAGAATCAGCAGCTGACAAAGACTGAACACTCACACCCTTGTTGATGCGTGCTGAAAACCTTTTGGTGGCAGATTTAGTATAGCTGAACTTAGGCTTCCCACTGGCGCTGTAGTTCTTCAGAAACCCTGCACCAGGACTTGCCGCCGTGAGCACCGCGAAGTTGCCAGAAACCCCCTGAATGTTTCCGACAACTGATGCAAAGATAAAAAGACCCCCGGAAACTTTATTCAACTGATCAATTTTTGTCGGCGGAAACTGCGCCTGAAATTGCGAAGGAACTGAAACAACTTTTATTGGATAGATGAAACCCGTACTTGAGCGAACCAAGGATCCATTCGAGTCGCGGTAATCTAAATTTTTTGTAGAGTAGTCATTAGGAACCTCAATCTCAGCCCCTGCCGGGATTTCGGCTTTATT is part of the Bdellovibrio svalbardensis genome and harbors:
- a CDS encoding glycine cleavage system protein H; amino-acid sequence: MGSEDVKNYLGHMWFRQEDGIITIGINEDALEDFESINSVELPAEHEKVDAEAVIGTIETDDGPLDIYSPVEGTVVEINTQVVEDPSIIMEDPYEEGWLVRIEADEDYDEDEDEDDEDDEDDEDEDDDYEDDED
- a CDS encoding DMT family transporter codes for the protein MNLILYTICTLIWGSTWLVITFQVDGASPITSVFWRFLLSAVLLLAFCALTKKDLRYGKKDHLLFIGQGVLLFSVNYMLTYLSETMVSSGMTAIAFTTLIYYNMFGMWYFFGKPITKNVILGSVLGGAGLFFLFANEILHFDSSSKTVWGLLLSFIATLSASMGNMISQKNYRKGIPVVITNTYGMLYGSIFTLFTALALQENLAIPMTGKFLGALLYLSLFGSVIAFGAYLTLAGRIGAEKAAYTSVLSPVIALTLSSFFEGFKWTPYIVVGVILCFLGNIITLRKPKAVTKLAD